The nucleotide sequence TTCTTTCTTTGAATGTGGATTTACTGTATATTCTTTTTTGACTTGAATACCCTTTGATGATTCTCTTCCATCTAATAATGTAACTTCAATATTGCTTATATATTCCTTATTACTTCCTTCCCGAATATAATGTTCAACATTGTGTCCAGCCTCTTTAAACACAGAAGCATAAGTTGTTCCGATAACTCCTAATCCTATAATTAATATATCCATATTTGTGTTTATTTTAGACAAAGGTAATTAATTATTTGGGCTTTCCTCCTTATTTTTGTAATTTTGTAAGTCTAAGGATAAAATAGGAAACAGACTTAATAAGGAAGTAAAAGATATGACAAAAGACGATAAGGGATTAACCCCGATGATGAAACAGTTCTTCTCAATGAAGGCACAACATCCTGGAGCATTGATGCTCTTTAGGTGTGGTGACTTTTATGAGACGTATGGTGAGGATGCTGTGGAGTCGGCAAGAATACTCGGTATTACCCTTACACGTCGTAATAATGGTGGTAATGGCGACTCGATAGAGATGGCTGGTTTCCCACATCATGCCCTTGATACTTATCTTCCTAAGCTTATCCGAGCTGGAAAGCGTGTAGCTATCTGCGACCAATTAGAAGACCCAAAGAAGAAACGTGAGGCTATCAAAGGCAAGAAGGGTCTGACGGCAATGGACAAGATGGTGAAGCGTGGCATCACAGAACTTGTCACTCCGGGTGTTGCCATGAGCGACAACGTGCTGAACTATAAGGAAAATAACTTCCTTGCAGCGGTACATTTCGGTAAAGGTTCTTGTGGAGTCAGTTTCTTAGATATATCTACCGGTGAGTTCCTGACTGGTGAAGGCAACTTTGATTATGTCGAAAAACTATTGGGTAACTTCCAACCAAAGGAGGTACTCTTTGACCGTGCGAAGAAACAAGACTTTGAACGCTATTTTGGTACACGCCTTTGTACATTCGAGATGGACGATTGGGTGTTTACCGATCAGACGGCACGTCAGAAGCTATTGAAGCATTTTGGAACAAAGAACTTAAAGGGTTTCGGTGTTGATCATTTGAATAATGGTGTTATTGCAGCAGGTGTTATCCTTCAATATCTGGAGATAACGCAGCATACACAAATCAATCATATCACTTCATTGGCACGTATTGAAGAAGATAAATATGTGCGAATGGACCGCTTCACGATTCGTTCTTTGGAGTTGATTGCCCCAATGAATGAGGGTGGATCATCGCTTTTGAACGTTATCGACAATACTGTTACGCCAATGGGTGGACGTATGTTGCGCCGTTGGATGGTCTTCCCACTGAAAGATGTAAAGCCTATCAACGAACGTTTAGACGTTGTTGATTATTTCTTTCGTGAACCTGATTTCCGCGAGTGTATCAATGAACAGTTCCATCGCATTGGCGACTTGGAGCGTATCATATCAAAGGTAGCAGTCGGTCGTGTGTCACCTCGTGAGGTAGTACAGCTGAAGAATGCCCTTATGGCTATCCAACCCGTTAAGACGGCCTGCCTTTATGCAAAGAGCGATACACTCAAGAGGATAGGTGAACAGCTGAATCTCTGTGAGTCTTTGCGTGATAGAATAGAGAAAGAGATACAGCCTGATCCTCCACAGTTGGTCAACAAAGGCGACGTGATAGCCTTAGGTTATAACCAAGAACTCGATGATTTGCGTTCTATCCGTGACAATGGAAAGCAATATCTGTTAGAGATTCAAGAGAAGGAGATTGCTCAGACGGGTATTACTTCATTGAAGATAGGATTTAATAACGTGTTCGGCTATTACTTGGAGGTGCGCAATACGTTTAAGGATAAGGTGCCTGAGAATTGGATTCGTAAGCAAACATTAGCGCAGGCAGAGCGTTATATCACGCCAGAACTTAAGGAATACGAAGAAAAGATACTCGGTGCTGATGAGAAGATATTGGCTTTGGAAACTCAGCTTTATATGGAGCTGATACAGGATATGCAGGAGTTTATTCCGCAGATACAGATTAATGCCAATCTCATTGCCCATCTTGACTGTCTGCTTTCGTTCATGAAGGTGTCACAGTTGCAGCGTTATGTGCGTCCAGTAGTGGACGATTCGGAGGTTATAGACATAAAACAGGGTCGCCATCCAGTGATTGAAACACAGCTACCGATAGGTGAACAGTATGTGCCTAATGATGTACTGCTTGATACGGAACACCAACAGATAATGATGATTACGGGTCCGAATATGGCAGGTAAGTCTGCCTTGTTGCGTCAGACAGCCCTTATCGTACTCTTAGCACAGATTGGTTGCTTCGTTCCTGCTGAACGAGCACGTATCGGAATGGTGGATAAAATCTTCACACGTGTGGGTGCTTCGGATAACATTTCATTAGGAGAATCAACCTTTATGGTTGAGATGACAGAGGCTTCAAATATCCTAAATAACGTCACTCCACGCTCTTTAGTGCTCTTTGATGAGTTGGGTCGTGGTACAAGTACCTATGACGGTATTAGCATTGCATGGGCGATTGTAGAGTATTTGCACGAACATTCACGTGCACAAGCTCGTACCCTCTTTGCGACACACTACCATGAATTGAACGAAATGGAGAAGAATTTCCCACGTATTAAGAACTTCAACGTCTCTGTGAAGGAAGTGGATGGAAAGATAATCTTCGTTCGTAAGTTAGAGAAAGGTGGTAGTGAGCACTCCTTCGGTATTCATGTAGCGGAGATAGCGGGTATGCCTCGTTCTATTGTTAAGCGTGCTAACATTATACTTAAGGAGCTTGAAAAGGATAATTCACAAGTAGGTAGTGTCGGTAAGGCTGCCGTTGAGCGTCTTGACCAGAGCAGAGAAGGTGTTCAACTCTCCTTCTTCCAGCTCGATGATCCCGTCCTCACACAGATTCGTGACGAAATCCTCGGTCTTGATGTCAACAATCTTACACCTGTTGAAGCCCTTAATAAGCTGAATGATATTAAGAAAATCGTAAAGGGATAAGGCTTAATCAACTTATAAAAAATCTATCAATTCTTGCAAGTTCTTCAAAAACTTGCAAGAATTGGCAGAAATCATACGTAGAAATAATATTAAATAGTATTTATGTAAGTCTGGTTTTAGAGTCAAACAGTTCACCTTTAATGTAGCTGAATTTTACCTTATTAATAGGTATTTTCTTTAAAAACTGCTGCGAAACAAGCCCATCAAGATCAGATTTTGCCGTCGTATGGCTGACAGAGAAGCGATTTTCTACTTCTTTTACGGTCATTATCATTTTTGGATTATCACGATACAAAGATAAAATAATAGCTTGTCTCTCATTTATGGAGCCTAACTTATGCAGATTGATGCTATTTTGTCGCTGGTATATTTTTCGTTGAATATAATCTTGTAGTTTTTTGAAGGCAAGTGAAAGTACTTTCAGATGATAAGTTACGAAATAACCTAAGTCATAATCATCAGTCTCAACATATAAGTAAGCTTTTTCATATTGTCGTTTTGAAGCATAGATAATACGAGAGATAGATAAGTATTCTGTTAGCCAGTAGCCATTCTTGAGCATATACCAATAGAATAATGCTCTTGCTGTTCTGCCATTTCCGTCTACAAAGGGATGAAGATAAGCTAAGAGGAAGTGGATGATGATGGCTTTGATAATAGGATGTATAAAAACGTCCTTTGCTTCATTGTTGGCAAATTCACAAATTCTGTTTATGAAGTCAGGTATCTCTTTATAAGAAGGAGGTGTGTGTACTATCTCATTTGTGATACCATCAATAACAACGATATCGTTATTCTGACGAAATTTTCCTTCATTGGTACTATCATTCAATGTCTTTGCTGTCATCTTAGAATGGATTTTCAAGAGTAGTTCCATACTCATTTTATCATCCTTATGCTCAGCAATAAAGCGTATTCCCTCATAATTATTTACAATCATCTGTTCTGATTTGTTATGAGGTGATATACTTTTTCTTAGCATCTCTTTGGCAGCTCTACGGGTGGTAGCTGCTCCTTCCATCTGACTGGATGATATAGCTTCTTCCATTAGTGAGGATATGAGATACCGCTCTCTGTCTTCTGAAGGAATAATAGCTGAATTTTCCCAAGAACCTCCAAAGTTCATGTCAAATAATGACATAGCTTTTGCATATTGTTGGTAATGGATAGTGTGAAAGGACAGTCCTCCCATATTTTTATCTGTTGCATGAGACGGTTAAGTTTAGCAGCTGCCCAAATGTGTTCAGATGAAAGATCAGCTGGATGAGACTTGTATTTTACTTCAGTCCAATACAAGTAATCATCATTGATATTGCGTATCAATGGAGTAACGTCTGTTCGTGCAGATAATTTTGTTGCTTTTTGTATAAGTTTGGTATCTAACTTGGGAGGTTGTTCTATCATAATTCTTTTTTGCAAATATAATACTTTTCTCTTATATTAAACGGTTAATAGTGAAGATTTAACATAAATTCTTGCAAGTTCTTCAAGAATTTGCAAGAATTGGTAGGTTCAATTAATGGTTGAAAGAATAGGTTGATAAGAGGAAAAGAACATAAAAAGACAAGGTAACAAAGTGAACAACTCAGATTAGTTCCTTTGTTACCCTGTCTTTTTATCATGTCATAGAAATAAGAACTTGCTTTTTTCTAATCCAACTTAGTTATTCTGATAATTTTCACAACTGTATAATACTGCGAAGTACTATTGAACTAATGTATATACAAGAACATTTTTAATTCTATTTTGCTGTCACTTTTAACATTTAAGACTAATTGCTTATTTTCCAGATATCTATGTCATTTATAATACTGACAGATGTGACAGGAAAAATGATTATAGTCTGCAAAGCTAAGAGTTATTTCTCATGCCGCTTAATGTTGTTGCTGTCTCATCCTTTGTGTGCTACTCTGTAGTTTTACTTATTCTCTTTCCTACTTTGCGCGCTGTGATTCTGTATCACGGTTGTCATGATAGGTACGATGAACCTGTTTGCCACCAAATGACCATGTAGCACGAAGTCCGATATATCGAGAATGATTATCAAATCGGTTCGTGTTAGTATATTCTTGATAGAATATGGTATTTCGATTGATATTCTGATGAAAGGGATCGCCAATGGTAAGACTCATTTTCAAGCGGTCGTCCAGACAGCTGTATTTAAGGCTCATCCGCAGGTAAGCATGAGGATCACTTTGAGTCTGTGCAAAATATTCCCGGAACCAGTGCCGATAGTTGATCTCGGCAATGAGCGTCTTCTGCCGGTTGAGCAGGAACGAGAGCGAACCTTCAGCCCGCCTGCCCCATCCATGTATCTGTAACACGTCCGTTTTGTAATCGGAATGGGAATCATAGTAATATACTTCTCCTCCTATGTTAAGGTTCATCCATGCCTGCACATTGCGGTTATAATTGGCATAGACACCCGTCTTTTCATGGCGCAGGCCGTCATAGGGACCGGTTACCTGACTTCCGTTTGCGAGGAATGTGGTTCTCCAGCCTGTCTCCCCTTTGCCATGACTGCTGTAGAGAACGGCATAAAGTCCTTTCCCATTGCTATAGTTTATCTCCATGTTGCGAGTATAGGCAGCTGCGAGATAAGGGTTTCCTGTCATGTAATCAGTGGTAGATGTATAGATACGGAAAGGATTGAGGTCGTTGAAATCGGGTCGTTCTATCCCCCAGTTGGCAGCAAGTGCCAGATTCTGATTATCTTTTAATTGCCAGTTGAGGTGCAGAGTGGGATAGAAACGTCCGTAATGACTGCGATTGATTTGTCTTTGTGTAAGCTGGTTGCTTTCCGTCCATGTATGTTCGTAGCGTAGTCCAGCTTGTAGCTGAAGTTTTTCTGTGAGCAGTTTCTTTGCTGATAAATAGGCAGCGAGGGTTCGTTCCTTATACAAGAATTCATTACTTTCATCTGCATTGTATCTCCACTGTCCGTTGGAAAGGTTCTCCAGCATCAGACTTGTCTTATTGCGGATAGCTGAGAAAGATGACCCTGTCTCCATATAGAGATGCTTGAAAGGCAGTGAAAAATCAAGTTTTAAGGCATTTATCTTGTAATTTGCCTTGCTTTTATTGCGTAGTGATTCAGTCATTCCGTTTGTTACCGATACGTTCTCACTTTGCGTGGGAGCATTACTGTTGAAGAAGTTATAGTTCACATTGAGTGTCTTCTCTAATGAGTCAAGTTTGTATTCAGCGTACAGTGTCGTACTTATGTTGTTGTTCCAGACAGCTGGGGCATGAGCTGTCGTAAATGTTGTGTCCCTGTTAATTGAGACAAACGTGTGATTGGTAGAGATGTGATTGGTATAGAATGATGTCATGACACCCAGTTCCAAGCGCTTGTTAGCATGATATTTCACGATGGCATCTGCACTATACGAAGACCAAGGGGATATGGTCCGCTTTCTTGTACTGCGCTGGTGTCCATCTTTGAAGTCATAGACAGAATATGAGTTGTTGATTACTTTATCCAAAGACATTCCCAGACCTGTGGACAGCTCAAATTTCCTGCCGGCATAGTTGAGGTTTATATCCTGGAAATACCGCCCACGGTACTGCCGCTGCACCTCCTCGCTGATACTCCCACTCCACCCTTTCGACTGGTCACGCTTCATGACGATGTTGATGTATCCCGCATTGGCTTCTGCCTTATATTTTGCAGGTGGAATAGTTATCACCTCTATACGCTCAATATCTTCTGCCTTCAAGCTGCGGAGTTTTGCCTTTACAGCATCGGCAGTCATTTCAAGGATATGTCCATCAAGCATGATATGGGTAATGCCCTTACCTACGATGCTGACACTTTCGTCACTGACATTTAGCATTGGTACACGCCCCATCACTTCTATACCATTCATCCCCTTGGAGAAAGGGTCATTACTGACGAGATATTGCAGTCGGTCAACATCATTTTTAATAACTCGGCGCATACCTTTTACTGTCACGGATTTCAGTGTATATGGTTCAGTCTTCATACGGATAGTACCGATATTGCCGACATTAATCAGCTTATAGTAGGTAGCAAATCCAATGAAAGAAACCCGTAGTAAGACCTTCCGTTGACTACATGGTATGACTAAGTCTCCCCCGTTATTGGTCACTCCGCCATTGATGAAACTGGAATCCGATGGATTCAACAAAGCTATATTGGCAAACGGTACAGGCTGGTTGTGCTGATCAACAATGTGTCCAATGACCTTTGTAGGTACTTTCTGTGTACATTCTACGAAGATAAGGCTATCACTGACGGTCATGCGCATGGGATAGAAACCCAATACCTCTCGTATTGCTTCGGGAACGGTGCGGTTACGTAGGTTTACAGTGACTGTAAAATCCTCTAATTCATTATATATGAAGTTGATTGTATACCTTTGGCTGGCATTGTCAATATCAGTCAGCACATGTGGTAGGGATGTATTATTATAGTTTCGGGTAATATGCTGCGCCTGTACACCACAGACAATCAGTAGCAGTATACCAAGAAAGAGATGCTTTCTCATAGTGTTTTATTCTATGGTGATTGTACTGTCAGCCAAAGTTAGCTGTACTTTTTCAAACATGTTTAGTGTCTTTACTGCGTGTTCTACACTTTGGTCTCTGTTCCAAAGAAAGCGCAAACGTAGCTGTCCTGCTTCTGGGTTACGACAGACAGTTTTTATCCCATAGTAATCTGATATTTCTTGAACAATGTCCTGTAACATAACATTATCAAACTGTTTGGGAGGAAGTATCTCTCCTACTCTCTTTTCTTCCAGCTTGCTATATGTGGCAGTTGTGCGTGTAGAGTCTTTTTCCCTTAATGTTTTTGTATGAACTATGTTGTTTGTGACTGTAACAGCTGAATCCGTTGCCAACTGTTTTCTACTACCTTTGACAATGCTAACTGCAGCAATGGCAATTCCCGATACAGTGAGAATACCAATGACTACTGCTGCTATCTGTCTGTAATAGCGGTATATAGGTCTGGAAGTAGACTTCTTTTCCATTACCTTGTTCCATTCCTCTTCTATGATTTCATCTGTCAGTTTATCGGAAGTCCGTCTGTACTCGTATGCACTGGTAGTGTCTGATATAAGTTGATATGTTTGCCTCAACTCATCATCACGCAACAGTTCATTAAGCTGTTCATCAGTATATTGGTCAGGATGCTCCATCATGTCAAGCAACCTTTCCATCTGTCCGTAACTATCTTTTTTCATTTCTGGTTGGGATTAAATTGTTCTTTCATCTTCCTAATTGCCTGTATCAAGTGCTTGTAGACAGCAGCTTCGCTGATGCCAACCTGTTCTGCAATGGCTTTATAGGACAGTTGCTTGTCAAAGCGTAGACGGAAGACTGTACGGGTCTGTGTTGTCAGCTTATTGTCTGCAAAAGCCAATAATTCCATGTAGCAATCAGTCTGGTGCTGTATGGGCGATAAGTCAGGCTCTGTCTCTATTGTCAACAGCTTATTGACACGCTCTTTCATCTGTTTCTGTCTGATGATGTCTAAGCACTGGTTGCGTACACTTACAAGTAGATAAGCGCCTGTACCTTTCTTAGGCAGGTGGAAATTGTCACGGAATAACCGTACAAACACCTCGCTCACGGCATCCTTTGCCTCGTCAGAATCGTGCAGCATTGCCACTGCCAGCCTGAACATTGCGCCGTAGTGCATTCGAAACAGGTACCCAATGGTTTCTTCTTTCGACATAGATATCTATTCGTTTTTTATCTGTTCTCATCCTTATAACGAATGAAAGTGGATTTTCCCAACCCCTTAATACCATAAATTGTCTTTAAAGTTGGAAATGACCTTATTAATTGCTTGTTTTGTACTTAACTTCTGGGTCCTATTGTACTTAGCTAACAAGTCCTAAGTTTTTACTGAAAAGCTCTTAAGCTTTTACTGAAAAGCTCCTAAGCTTTTACTAAAAAGCTCCAGACAACTTAGCGAACAAGTCCTATCGTACCCAGCGAATATGTCCTATTGTACCCAACCGCTGGGTACGATAGGACCCAGCAGCTGGGTGTAAAATATCTATTTGTTGGGTATAACAATTCTTTAATTGCTGCCATAGTTTATTGGGTTTAAGGGAAGAATAAAAGGTTAAAAAACAGAGTAATAAGGGAACATATCATTGTTGTTCATTTTCTTACTCTGTCTTTTGTTAAGTCATAAAAAGAATGTTTGTCTTTTTAATTTGTTTTTATATGTTTGGAAACCCATATCACCCATGTATCAACGTTGTCTTTTAGAGCGGTTGGAAGTGGAATAGGTATCTTTACATCTGGTTTGATACCCAATTCTTTGTTTTTAATTTGCAAAGCGAAATCTTCATCAACACAAAGAGGGAATAGCAGGTAATTTGGCTATGTGGAAGTTTAAAAGGAGTTACATTACCAGACAGGTTTGCTCCATTAGTATTGTCCTGTCCATATATTTTCCCACGATTGCAATAATCTTTGGTAAAACGGGCTAACGTTTCTCCAGAACTTGCTGTTTTACTATCGACGAGGATTGCGACTTTAGTTAAATTGCTTGATAAGAAGGTCATTTCCTCATCGTGATCCTCTTCTGTTAATGGCACAAACTGAGACTTTGATTTCTTTGCTTTCTCAGCAAGGTTCATGTTCCCTTGTTGCATCAGCGCATCTATATTTGCTGGACTACTTCTGAATAATACTTTCCAAGCCTTGTCAGGTTTATGGTCTGCAAGTATTTCAAAGAATGGTTCCCAAATAGCATCATTCCCACCAGTATTGCCCCGTATGTCTAAAATCAGGTATGGGCAGTTTCTCTTTTTAAATACTTCTGCCACGCTGTCAACCCATGCAAAGGTTGGATTCTGACCACCACAAGACGGTACTCTTACTAAATATGTATCTGAGTCAACCATACATGCAAGTGGTTGAGGATTATATTCCATCTTTTCTTTATATTTAGTGTGCACCTTTCGGTCATATTCCTGCCAGAATTTATGTCGGTCAACGATAAAATGTGTATCGAATTGAGAAAAGAACCAGAAGACATAATTGCAAGTTGCAGTCTCTATATCTTGTCCTTTCAACAAGTGTTTTCTGATGGTCTTCTTATGTTTTCTGTATTCCTTTCCGTACATTTTGTAGATGTATGGGAAAGTGGCAAGGTTGGCTTCAGTGAATTGTGTGAGGTATTGATAGTCTTGCAGATTATTGTTTATGCTGTCAGGACACGTTGCGGATGATGTTAATGTCCATGATAAAGATAAGAATACAAAGAACAGTTTGAGGTTCATAATACTTTCTTTTGGGACATATACGCCCCCCAATATATTATCTTCTCCGATATCTGATACTTACTTTAGAAGTAGCTGACGAGCAAACTCCCATATGACAATACCAGTTGTTACACTTACATTCAATGAGTGTTTGGTGCCGAATTGTGGAATTTCAAGACAGCCGTCGCTCATATCTACAACGCTCTGCTTTACACCTTTCACCTCGTTGCCCAGCACGATAGCGTAGTGGGTGGATAGGTGTTGGGTGTTGGGTGTTGGGTGTTGATAGTTTGTTGGGTTCTCTGTGTTGAGTTCCTGTAGCTTTGTTGAGCCTTCCACCTGTTCCACACTATATACAAATACGCCTTGACGATGGAGTTCTTCGATAGCATCCTCTGTACGTTCAAAGTAACGCCAATCAACTGAATCCTCACCACCGAGTGCTGTCTTATGAATCTCTGCATTGGGTGGTGTGGCTGTGATACCGCATAGATAGACAGCTTCCACACGGAAAGCATCAGCAGAACGGAAGACACTTCCCACATTATGTAATGACCGCACATCGTCTAACACAACGATGAGTGGCAACTTATCAGCCTCCTTGAATTCCTCAAGGGAAAGCCTATTCATTTCGATGGTGCGTAGTTTTCTCATAAAATAATAAAGCCCGTCCAAATACTACCAGCCCCTCCCCCTTCCCCTCCCCCATAGGGAGGGGCGTGAATACCGAGATACCCCTAT is from Prevotella melaninogenica and encodes:
- a CDS encoding DUF4974 domain-containing protein, which produces MKKDSYGQMERLLDMMEHPDQYTDEQLNELLRDDELRQTYQLISDTTSAYEYRRTSDKLTDEIIEEEWNKVMEKKSTSRPIYRYYRQIAAVVIGILTVSGIAIAAVSIVKGSRKQLATDSAVTVTNNIVHTKTLREKDSTRTTATYSKLEEKRVGEILPPKQFDNVMLQDIVQEISDYYGIKTVCRNPEAGQLRLRFLWNRDQSVEHAVKTLNMFEKVQLTLADSTITIE
- the mutS gene encoding DNA mismatch repair protein MutS; protein product: MTKDDKGLTPMMKQFFSMKAQHPGALMLFRCGDFYETYGEDAVESARILGITLTRRNNGGNGDSIEMAGFPHHALDTYLPKLIRAGKRVAICDQLEDPKKKREAIKGKKGLTAMDKMVKRGITELVTPGVAMSDNVLNYKENNFLAAVHFGKGSCGVSFLDISTGEFLTGEGNFDYVEKLLGNFQPKEVLFDRAKKQDFERYFGTRLCTFEMDDWVFTDQTARQKLLKHFGTKNLKGFGVDHLNNGVIAAGVILQYLEITQHTQINHITSLARIEEDKYVRMDRFTIRSLELIAPMNEGGSSLLNVIDNTVTPMGGRMLRRWMVFPLKDVKPINERLDVVDYFFREPDFRECINEQFHRIGDLERIISKVAVGRVSPREVVQLKNALMAIQPVKTACLYAKSDTLKRIGEQLNLCESLRDRIEKEIQPDPPQLVNKGDVIALGYNQELDDLRSIRDNGKQYLLEIQEKEIAQTGITSLKIGFNNVFGYYLEVRNTFKDKVPENWIRKQTLAQAERYITPELKEYEEKILGADEKILALETQLYMELIQDMQEFIPQIQINANLIAHLDCLLSFMKVSQLQRYVRPVVDDSEVIDIKQGRHPVIETQLPIGEQYVPNDVLLDTEHQQIMMITGPNMAGKSALLRQTALIVLLAQIGCFVPAERARIGMVDKIFTRVGASDNISLGESTFMVEMTEASNILNNVTPRSLVLFDELGRGTSTYDGISIAWAIVEYLHEHSRAQARTLFATHYHELNEMEKNFPRIKNFNVSVKEVDGKIIFVRKLEKGGSEHSFGIHVAEIAGMPRSIVKRANIILKELEKDNSQVGSVGKAAVERLDQSREGVQLSFFQLDDPVLTQIRDEILGLDVNNLTPVEALNKLNDIKKIVKG
- a CDS encoding outer membrane beta-barrel family protein — its product is MRKHLFLGILLLIVCGVQAQHITRNYNNTSLPHVLTDIDNASQRYTINFIYNELEDFTVTVNLRNRTVPEAIREVLGFYPMRMTVSDSLIFVECTQKVPTKVIGHIVDQHNQPVPFANIALLNPSDSSFINGGVTNNGGDLVIPCSQRKVLLRVSFIGFATYYKLINVGNIGTIRMKTEPYTLKSVTVKGMRRVIKNDVDRLQYLVSNDPFSKGMNGIEVMGRVPMLNVSDESVSIVGKGITHIMLDGHILEMTADAVKAKLRSLKAEDIERIEVITIPPAKYKAEANAGYINIVMKRDQSKGWSGSISEEVQRQYRGRYFQDINLNYAGRKFELSTGLGMSLDKVINNSYSVYDFKDGHQRSTRKRTISPWSSYSADAIVKYHANKRLELGVMTSFYTNHISTNHTFVSINRDTTFTTAHAPAVWNNNISTTLYAEYKLDSLEKTLNVNYNFFNSNAPTQSENVSVTNGMTESLRNKSKANYKINALKLDFSLPFKHLYMETGSSFSAIRNKTSLMLENLSNGQWRYNADESNEFLYKERTLAAYLSAKKLLTEKLQLQAGLRYEHTWTESNQLTQRQINRSHYGRFYPTLHLNWQLKDNQNLALAANWGIERPDFNDLNPFRIYTSTTDYMTGNPYLAAAYTRNMEINYSNGKGLYAVLYSSHGKGETGWRTTFLANGSQVTGPYDGLRHEKTGVYANYNRNVQAWMNLNIGGEVYYYDSHSDYKTDVLQIHGWGRRAEGSLSFLLNRQKTLIAEINYRHWFREYFAQTQSDPHAYLRMSLKYSCLDDRLKMSLTIGDPFHQNINRNTIFYQEYTNTNRFDNHSRYIGLRATWSFGGKQVHRTYHDNRDTESQRAK
- a CDS encoding RNA polymerase sigma factor, which translates into the protein MSKEETIGYLFRMHYGAMFRLAVAMLHDSDEAKDAVSEVFVRLFRDNFHLPKKGTGAYLLVSVRNQCLDIIRQKQMKERVNKLLTIETEPDLSPIQHQTDCYMELLAFADNKLTTQTRTVFRLRFDKQLSYKAIAEQVGISEAAVYKHLIQAIRKMKEQFNPNQK
- a CDS encoding S41 family peptidase — protein: MNLKLFFVFLSLSWTLTSSATCPDSINNNLQDYQYLTQFTEANLATFPYIYKMYGKEYRKHKKTIRKHLLKGQDIETATCNYVFWFFSQFDTHFIVDRHKFWQEYDRKVHTKYKEKMEYNPQPLACMVDSDTYLVRVPSCGGQNPTFAWVDSVAEVFKKRNCPYLILDIRGNTGGNDAIWEPFFEILADHKPDKAWKVLFRSSPANIDALMQQGNMNLAEKAKKSKSQFVPLTEEDHDEEMTFLSSNLTKVAILVDSKTASSGETLARFTKDYCNRGKIYGQDNTNGANLSGNVTPFKLPHSQITCYSLFVLMKISLCKLKTKNWVSNQM
- a CDS encoding RNA methyltransferase, which gives rise to MRKLRTIEMNRLSLEEFKEADKLPLIVVLDDVRSLHNVGSVFRSADAFRVEAVYLCGITATPPNAEIHKTALGGEDSVDWRYFERTEDAIEELHRQGVFVYSVEQVEGSTKLQELNTENPTNYQHPTPNTQHLSTHYAIVLGNEVKGVKQSVVDMSDGCLEIPQFGTKHSLNVSVTTGIVIWEFARQLLLK